The nucleotide window CGGGTGATAGCGGTGTTGGTCCGCAGGACCAGCGAGAACGTGGCTCCTGCACGCTCGCAGGTCGCCATCACCTCGGCCGAGCCGTAGGCCGAATCCCCGCGTACCGTGATCTCGCCGGCGGCTCCGGCGCGGCGTGCGGTGGTGATGGTTTCGGCGATCATTTTTGCTGCCCCGGCACCGGAGGCGGCGCGCCCTGCGCGCAGCCACGCGTTGGCGATCACAGGTGGATGACCGGGCGCGCAGACGGTGGCGATCAGTGGTGACAGGCCCCGGCGGAGGAGTTCACGTCCGGCGATCTTGGCGTGGCCGTAGGAGCCGCCCTGTTTCTGATAGCCGTAGACCGGGCGCAGCAGCGAGTCGATATCGACAAACACTCGGGCGCCGTCGGTGGGTAACAACCCTGCCCGCGCGCACATCGCCGGTAAGGTCCGGGTCATCACGGCGTTGAGTTGTCGGACATGACCGGTGGTGAACTCGCGCAGGGTCTGTCCGATCGTGGCCGGGGCGTACACGCGGTCGAACAGGCGGGTGTGCCCACCGGCGCGGACGAGGTTGAGGTCGTCGATACTGTCGGCGCCGCAACAGAATCCGGCGATCACGGTCAACAGCTTCGCGTCGAGGTTGGCCCCGGCTGAGGCGACTTGGGTGGTGCCCAAATCGACTCGCTCGGCCAGCTGGGAGGCCAACCCCGTCGAGTGGGCCAGTCGCATCACCGGTACTAGCCCGGCATGCGACACCAGGTTGTCGTCATCGAAGACAGCGGACTCGGTAGTGAACCTATGCGATACTTTCACTGAAAGTGCCTTTTGACTGGGTTGTTTTGTTGTCTCAACACCACCAATCATCCCAGTTCAAAGGGCATTTTCTTGTCATCGACACCCTAAACACATCCACGGATCCAGGCTGAGGTGCGAGGAGCGATAGCGACGAGCCTCGAAGGGCCTGGTGACGCAGGTTCCGAGCCCTTCGAGGCTCGCTTCGCTCGCACCTCAGGGGGCAGGGGAGGTCTGCTCGCATCGCACCTCAGGGGGCAGGGGAGGTCTGCTCGCATCGCACCTCAGGGGGCAGGAGGGGTCTGCTCGCATCGCACCTCTCAGGGGCCAGGGGAGCTTTGCTCAGGGACGCGTGAACCGCTCCCGGCGTCCGAGACCGCGGAGGCGTACCCACTCGGCGAAGGCCTTCGGATCACGTTGCTGCACAAGGAAGAACCAGCCGAACCGGGCGTACTCCTGGGGCAGCAGTCTACGGAGTCCGGGCTGGCTCATCAGGTAGCCGCGGTTGCGGTAGGTGAAGAAGCGTTTGGTCGCGTTGTCGGGGTACTGCGTGTGCATGCGCCCGCCCAGGATCGGCCGGAACTCCGCCGATCCGTCCGGGTGGAGGTAGCCGGCGCGCAGGCACGTACCGAACTTCACGCCGGACCGCACCAGGCGGCGGTGCACCTCGACCTCGTCGCCGCGGAAGAACAGTCGCAGGTCCGGCACACCCACCTGTTCGAGGCAATGTGCGGAGAACAGCGCACCGTTGAACAGCGACGCGATGCCGGGCAGCAAGTCATCGTCTTGGGTCTCGCCGTCGGTGAAGAGCTCCGACCGCTTCCGCCTCCACACGAGTCCACGTCGTAGCGGGAAGGCGAGGGTGTCCGGGTCGTCGAGGTTGGCGACGACGGGGGACACCTCGTCGAGATCGTGCCGTGCGGCGCAGTCGAGCAGCGTCGAGAGCACCGTCGGACCGTCGGGGCGTCCGTCGTCGTCGGCGCACCAGACCCAGTCGGCACCGAGGGCGAGTGCGTGCAGCATGCCCAGGGCGAAACCGCCGGCGCCGCCGAGGTTGCGCTGTGAGCCGAGGTAGGTCGTCGGAACAGGTTGTGCGGCAACGAGTGCGGCGACCTCGGGTTCGTTCGCGTTGTCGACGACGACCAGGTGATCGACGGGCCGGTCCTGGCCGGCGACGACGGCCAGCGACTCGGCCAGCAGCTCGACGCGACGGTGGGTGACCACCACCGCGATCACCGTGGGAGCGCCGCTGCCGTCGCTCACTCGGCCGGTCCAGCGGTGTTCGTGTCTCGACGATCGGACTTCTCGAGGTCGGCGATCACCCTGCGGACGTGCGCGGCGGCGTCGGGACCCTCATATGCGCCGACGACCTCTTCGATCCCGCCTTCCATGCGGATCTGGCCGTGGTCGATCCACAGGGCGCGGTCGCACAGCTGAGCCAGGAATTCGTTGGAATGGCTGGCGAAGACCAGGATTCCGGACCGTTCGACGAGTGCCTGGAGACGGCCGCGTGCCTTGCGCATGAAGTCGGCGTCGACGGCGCCGATGCCCTCGTCGAGGATGAGGATCTCGGGATCGATGGAGGTCACCACGCCGAGTGCGATGCGCACGCGCATGCCGGTGGAGTAGGTGCGCAACGGCATCTGCAGATAGTCGCCGAGCTCGGTGAACTCCGCGATGTCGTCGATCTTCTTGAGCATCTCCTTGCGGGTCATGCCCAGGAACATGCCGCGGATGATGATGTTCTCGTAGCCGGAGATCTCCGGGTCCATGCCGATGCCGAGGTCGAAGACCGGCGCGACGCGGCCGCGCACACGACAGGCGCCGCGGGTGGGCTCGTAGATGCCCGACAGCAGGCGCAGCAGCGTCGACTTGCCGGCGCCGTTGTGGCCGACCAAGCCGACACGGTCGCCGTGTTTGAGATGCAGGTTGATGTCCTTGAGGGCCTCGACGACCACCACGTTCGACTCCGTGGAGCCGATCACGCCGCCCGCCGCGCCGATCACCGACTTCTTGAGCGAACGCGTCTTGGCGTCGAAGATCGGGAAGTCCACGCACGCGTCCCACGTGTCCACACGGACCCGCTCGTCGCCGAAATCGTTGTTTCTGGCCATCGAATCCGTCCCTACACCCAGTAGGCCACGCGGGCCCGGTAGTTGCGCAACACCAGCATGGCCAGCACCCAGCCCACGGCGGTGCAGCCCAAGACGACGGCCCAGTGGTAGAACTCCACCGGCTCGCCCAGCAGCGGCCCGCGCGCGATCTCCAGATAGTGGAACATCGGATTCAGCTCGACGAGCTTCAGCCTCGACGACGCCTCGCCGGTCGCGTTGCCGAGGCTCTGCGTCGTCCAGATGATCGGTGTCATGAAGAACACCAGCTGCACCGCAGTGGTGAGGAGCTGGCCGATGTCGCGGAACCGGGTCGACAGGATCCCGAAGACGATCGTCACCCAGACCGAGTTGAGCACGTACAGCGCGAGGGCCGGGATGATCAGCGACACGGTCCAGTTGAGCGGCGGCGGGAAGATCAGGAACAGGATGACGATGATGACGACGTTGTGCGCGAAGATGATCAGCGCTCGCCACACCACCCGGTAGACGTGCACGCTCACCGGGGCCGGGAGCTGTTTGATCAGGCCCTCGTTCTTCGAGAAGACCTCCGAGCCCTCGAGGATCGAACTCTGGATGAAGTTCCAGAAGATGAAACCGAGTGCCACGTACGGCAGGAACACGGTGATGTCCATGCCGAACAGTTCGCCGTACAGCAGGCCCATCGCGATGGCGGTCACACCGGTCGCGATGACGATCCACAGCGGTCCCAGCACCGAACGGCGGTAACGCTGCTTGATGTCCTGCCAGCCGAGATGGAACCAGAGCTCGCGGCTTGCGAACCCGTCGCGGAGGTCCTTGACCGCGCGCGCGAAGCTGCGCGAATCGGAACCCTGTGGACGCGCGGGGATCGCGTCGTCGTCTACTACCGCTGACACGAGGAGTCAGCGTACCCGTCCGCACATCCGTTGCTCCCCGCTGGTTGAGCAGGTGACCCTCTGCTGGTTGAGCAGGTAACGAGCGGAGCGAGGAGCCGTGCCTGCTCCCGCTGGCTGAGCAGGTGACGAGCGGAGCGAGGAGCCGTGTCGAAGCCACCGCCCCCGCCCGCCGATCTCAGAGGTACTGCCCGGGTCCCGGGGAGTGGCCCGGTCCGCCGCCCGCGGCCGGCATCCCGGGCGGGAGCGCACCCTGGCGCATCTGCTCGAGCTGAGCGCGCGCGGCCATCTGCTGGGCGAACAGCGCGGTCTGGATGCCGTGGAACAGGCCCTCCAGCCAGCCGACGAGCTGCGCCTGGGCGATCCGCAGTTCCGCGTCCGACGGGGTCGCGTCGTCGGAGAAGGGCAGTGCCAGCCGTTCGAGTTCTTCGCGTAGTTCCGGGGCGAGACCTTCTTCGAGCTCCCGGATCGACGATTCGTGGATCTCCCGGAGCCGGTTGCGTGACGCGTCGTCGAGCGGAGCGGCGCGCACCTCCTCGAGCAGCTGCTTGATCATCGTGCCGATGCGCATGACCTTCGCCGGCTGCTCGACCATGTCGGCGAGGCTGGTCGACTCCGATGCGTCGTCGTCACCGCCTTGCGGGTGGGTGCCGGACCCGACGACGATCACGTTGTCGGAGTCCCCGGCCGAGCCGAATGGTCCTGAGGTCGGGCCAGGTCCTGGAGTGCCTTCGATAGCCATGCGCTCCATTGTGCCCGGACACCGCAAAACCGCCGATCGCCGACGTCTATCCTCGTGGCCATGCCTTTCGACGTCGCCTATGTGCGTGGATTGATTCCATCGCTCGGCGACGGGTGGATCCACCTCGACCCGCAGGCCGGGATGCAGATTCCCGACTCGGTCGCGACCGCGGTGACCACCAGTTTTCGTTCTCTCTCCGCTGCCCCGGGTGGTGTCTATCCGTCGGCTCGGGCGAGTGCCGAGGTGGTCGACGGTGCACGTCGGGCGATCGCCGACCTCGTCGGCGGTGACGCCGCGGGAGTGGTCCTGGGGCCGTCGCGATACGCGCTGCTGTCCGGCCTCGCGGAGGCGCTGGCGCCGCACGCGTGGTTGCGGGGCGACGTCGTCGTCACACGACAGGACGACGAACCGAACATCGTGCCCTGGCTCCGCGCCGCGGATCGTTACGGTGGCCGCGTCCGCTGGGCCGAGGTCGACGTCGAGACCGGAGGGCTCCCGGCGTGGCAGTTCGGGGATCTCGTCACGCCCGACACCGAGGTCGTCGCGGTGACCCTCGCGTCGTCGACGACGGGCGCGATCACCGACATCAGCGAGATCGCGCCCCTGGTCCGCGAAGCGGGAGCCCTGCTGGTGGTCGACGCCACGAACGCGGCGCCCTATCTCAGCCTGGACATCCACGACCTGGGTGCCGACGTGCTGGTCGTCTCGGCCGAGCGCTGGGGTGGTCCGCGGATGGCGGCCATGGCTTTTCGTGAACCGCACCTGATCGAGCGGTTGAAGCTGATGGCGATGGACCCGGCCGCGCGCGGACCCGCCCGGCTCGAACCCGAACCCCACCAGGGCGCGATGCTCGCGGGGCTCGTCGCATCGGTGGAACATCTCGCCGGGCTGGACGAGGCCGGGATCGGCAAGCGCCGCCGCCGCCTCGTCACCTCGATGGACGGCGTCTACGAATACCTCCAGCGTCTCACCTACTACCTGGTGACGACGCTGTCCCAGCTCAACCATGTGAATCTGGTCGGCAGCGAGGAGAATCGGATTCCGCTGGCGAGCTTCACCGTCGAGTCGGTGGGTGCCGACAAAGTGGTCCGACGCCTGGCCGACAACGGTGTCTGCGCCCTCGCCGACCTCCCCAACCGCGCGCTGGTACGCATGGGCGCGCCCGACTTCGGCGGTGCCGTGACGGTGGGCCTCGCCCCGTATTCGACGCCGTATGAGGTGGATCACCTGGTGCGCACGCTGGGATCACTGGCCTGAGAGTTCACCGCCACCGTGGCGATATTCACTATGGTGTTGTTTGAGTTAACGACAATGTATGTTGTCATGCTGTGTCGGCAAAAACGATTGATGGTCCAGAAAAGGGCCCGCCCCGGTCACTCACCACTGCGGAGGCCGAGACCTGGATGAATCTCGTCAACGGCGGTTGGGCCCTGTTCGCCCGCGTCAACGACGAGTTCGCGAAACGGGGACTCTCGGTATCCGACCTACGCGTCCTCGAGGCCGTATGGACCAACCGGCAGTTGGGCGTCAGCGAGGTCGCCGACGCCGTGCACATGCGCATCAGCACGGTGTCCCGCATGATCGGCCGCCTCAGCGACGACGGACACATCGACCGTTTCGAGTCGAAGGCCGACGGTCGGCATCGACTGGTACGGCTGACCGATCAGGGCCGGCGCGCACTCGCCGACCACGTGAGCGTCCGCGACCAGGTGATCCGGCGCTTCGTCGTCGACGCGCTGACACCGGAGGAGTTCACGGCGCTCGGTGTCGCGTTCCGCAAGATCGGGGAGGCCGTCCGCGTCGCGGAACCACCCGCATCGGACTGAGCCGCACCCGATCAGTCCCCGACGCTGAGCAGAACCTTTCCGATCACGTCACCGCTGTTGAGATGGTCGTGCGCGGCGGCGGCGTCGGCGAATGGGAACACGCGGTCGACGACGGGGACGACGGTCCCGGCTTCGATCAGCGGCCAGGTCCGGGTCAGCGTCGACGCCACGACCTCGGCCTTGCCGCCGGGGCCGTGCACGGGCCGGGCGCGCAGCGTCGTGCCCATCACGGACAGGCGCTTGGCCAGCAGATACCCGAGGTTGATCTCGGTCGTCGTGCCGCCCTGCATGCCGATGATCACGAGGCGCCCGTCGGTGCGGAGCGCCTTCAGATTCGACTTCAAGTACTTGGCGCCGATTATGTCGAGGATGACGTCGGCTCCTCCGGCGTCTTTGAGAACCTCGGCGAAGTCCTGGCTCGAGTAATCGATGAGGATGTCGGCGCCGAACTCGCGGCAGCGCTCGAGCTTGTCCTGGGTGCGGGCGGTCACCGCGACCCGTGCGCCCATCGCATGGGCGATCTGGGTGGCGTGGGTGCCGATGCCGCTGGAGCCGCCATGGATGAGCAGGAGTTCGCCGGTGGTCAGGTGGGCGGTGTCGAAGAGGTTCGACGACACGGTGCAGGCCACCTCCGGCAGTGCCGCGGCCGACACCAGGTCGACGCCCTTGGGCACCGCCAGCAGCTGCTCGGCCGGAACCGCCACCTTCTCCGCGTAACCGCCGCCCGCGAGCAGCGCACACACCTCGTCGCCCTCCGACCAGCCGCTGACCCCGTCGCCGAGCGCCGAGATCCGTCCCGAGACCTCCAGGCCGAGGGTGTCCGACGCCCCGGGCGGTGGGGGATAGTTGCCCGCTCGCTGCAGGATGTCGGCGCGGTTCACGCCGGCCGCGACCACATCGATCACGACCTCGCCGCTCGCGGGAGTCGGGTCGGGCACATCGGAGAGGGACAGGTTCTCGGATTCGACGACGATGGCTTTCACCTCTTCGATGGTGTCACAGCGCACGCGAGTGCCAGGTGAGGTCCGGTTCGACGCCCGGTGTGTAACCTTGCTCGTCAGGGAAGCGTGGCAGAGCGGCCGAATGCACTCGCCTTGAAAGCGAGCGTGGGTAAAACCACCGGGGGTTCAAATCCCTCCGCTTCCGCCAGAGACCCCCACCTGTCACGCCGGGTGGGGGCTTTTTCGTGAACCGCCGAGACCACGGAAGGCAGGAGACATGGGCACCGGTGGTTTCACCGTTGCGTCGTTCAACGTCAACGGGATCCGGGCCGCGCGTCGTCGGGGCTTCGACGCCTGGCTTGCCGGACGGCAGCCCGACGTGGTCGGACTGCAGGAACTCCGGTGTGGCATCGACGACGTCGGCGACTTCGACGGCTATCACGCCTCGATCGACGTCGGAACCATCGCGGGACGAAACGGCGTCGCAGTGCTCACCCGACGCGAGCCGGCCGCGGTGCGCACCTGGCCGACCCATCCGCCGAAGGCCCGCGGACTGCCCGCCTTCGCTCACGAAGGCCGCTACATCGAGGTCGACCTGGCCGATCGTCCGCTGACCGTCGCCAACATCTATCTGCCCAAGGGCGGGCTCCCAGCCGAGTTGCAGCGCCCCGGCTCGCTGCGTGAACCGCCCGACGGGGGCGCCAAACACGCACGCAAGCAACGGTTCCTGGCCGGGTTCACCCGTGAGCTGGCGCGCAACCGGCTCGCCGCTCGCCGCGCCGGCCGGGAGTTCCTCCTCCTCGGTGACCTCAATGTGGCGCACCTCGAGCACGACGTCACCAACTGGCGCGCGGCCCGAAAGATGGAGGGCTTCCTGCCCGAGGAACGCGCCTGGTTCGGCGAGATCACCGGTCCACGCCGGCTGGTGGACGTCGTCCGCGCGCTGCACGGCGACCGCCCGGGGCCGCTCACCTGGTGGAGCTGGGCGGGGGAGTCGTTCGTCAAGGACGTCGGGTGGCGCATCGACCACCAACTCGCCACGCCCGCACTGGCCCGGCGGGCGCGCGTCGTGGCGGTCGACAAAGAGGCGGCGCCCGACGTCCGGCTGTCCGATCACGCCCCGCTGGTCGTCGAGTACGCCGACCTCTGAAAAGTCTCACTCCCATCTCCGTATCCGCTCATGTTCTCCGCGTGAGCGGGAACGGAACGGAAGAGCGGAAACGGCATGGGCCGGCCTTCCGTTTAGGTCGTTGGGGCAGCCCCTACCTCATCCCGAGGAGCTCGAAATGGCTGGGTAAACCACCGGATACCCCGCGCTGGCAGGCGAGCAACACCGCTCCTGGGACAACGAGTACGTTGCCGGAACTGTCCGCCCCGCAGGGTGAAGGCCACTCCATGACGCGACCGTCACGGTCGAAAGTCGCGACATGAAACGCGAGTGCAGAGAACGGACGCGACGCCGCCGTCACCATCATGCTGCCCACCCGCGCCCAGGCGTTCGCAGGAATGCCACCACCGTCCGGATGTAGTACACCGTCAAACCCTGTGAGCCAACGAGATTCTGCAGTTCCGAGATCGACTATGTGTATACGCGCCGGGGAGTATTCCTGATCGACTTCGACAAGTTCCCCTGCCCGCCGCCTCCCCAGATCGGCCAATCCGGCTTGTGCCCTGCCCGGAACGGTCTGGACGGAGGATTCCGTAACGTCAATCAAAAGCAACTGCGTGATCAAGGGCCCACTCGGCGGGTCCGCGATCGTCTGAACCAGGAGCCGGTCGGAGTATGTAGCAAGAACTCTGGCTTTGACCTTGCGACCGGGAGGGGAGCCCACACGAGCGGGCAGTTCGATGACCCGCTCTTCGCCCGTACGGGCGTCGTACACCCGTAGGGGGGTGGTCGGCGCAGAGTTGGACGGAGCAGTGCAATTGTCGACGACGATGCCCGACCTTGTCGACGTGACGGAGACATAGTAGAGCGGACAACCGGGGCTGCGCTCCCACAACAGCTCGCCGGTCCCTGCGTCAAGTGCAGCGAACGAGTCTGTTCGATCGTCGAAGTCGGTTCTCACAACGACGATTCCTGGAGAATCCAACGAACGCTCCACCACCCGCCAGTGGCCGGCGCGCATCCACAAGACCTGGCCGGTCATCGCATCGATCATGACCATGTGATGTCGCGCTTCCTCGAGCTGGAGGCAGTTGGTGAGGATCTTACTGACCGGTCCGATACCGCTGGATTCGATGGTTAGAAAACTCGTCCCACAACCAGCGGGTAGCGACTCTCGCGTCACACGCCAGCGGATCGAGCCGTCGGTGCCGTCATAGCCGACGATCTCGTCGTCACGTCGCACCACGAAACCTGCCCCGCCCGGAACGACGTCGTCTGCACTCTCGACATCAGTGCGATAGGCGACCCCGGTTCCAAGTGTTGTCGGGGCATCCGGGACCGGAACCGGTGCTGCAGCGAGGCTGGACGGGGGTGCGTATAACCCCGCGATCACAGCGCCGACGACAGCTAGCGCGATCACAGCGACGCCACCGCCGGCCGCGCCGCTCTTAGCCCGATGGTTCCTGCGCACGAAAGGCTTCGAGCCCAGTGCGCTGACGGCAAGAAGCGCCATCGCCATCGCGACAGAGCCGACGAACGTCAGCATCACAGCTGGCTGGGCTGACGATCCGGTTAGGAGCGAATCGACCGTCGACCTCACGGGGAGCGAGTACACAAAGAGCAGGCCGAGCACTGCCAGGACAGCCAAAGTACCGACAATCCCGCCATCGGTTCCGCGGCCCTGCCACGTACGGAGCCCAATGCCCACGACAACCGCGCAGAGAACGGTGAGTGCCGCCGCGATGCTCCCGATGAACACGGTCGCGTCGGTGATGTCGGCGTCGATCACGTCGTAAGAGGCAAGCAGCAGGAGTCCGTAGATAGCGAGTCCGACGGAGCCGAAGGCGAGGCCGACCAGGGCGCCGATCAGCGCAGATCGCCACGGGCCGGCCCGTGGGATGGCGCGGTCAGCCGATTCGTGTCCGTCGGCCGTGGCGTTCGAATCAGCCCCGATTGTGTTGTCCACGCCCACATGACCCCCGTCTGACAGCACCGCGCGACATCGTCGCGAAACACTATCCGACCGAGAGTCGTGCGGGTCGTCTCCATCCCCAAGTCGCCATCAGGTGGCCGCGACCGACACAGAGGCGATACCTCGTCATGAGTCGCGCTGTTCACACCTAGCGCTTTTCGAGCGGAAGTTGACGCGGCTGCCGATTCACGCGACCGTCAGCACCGCTCGCAGGTACTCCCACTCCATCCGTCCGTCGGTGAGATAGCGGTCGGCGTGGGTGGCGATCGCGGCGTCGAGTTCGCCGGCGCGCGCGGGATCGTCGCCGATGTTGCGGTACGCCATGATGGTCGGTCCGTAGTGGGCCTTGAAGAACTCGCGGAACGCCGCGCCGTCGTCGAACTCGCTGATCTCGACGGTCTCGGTGACGAACTCGTGTCCGGTGACACCGGAACCGAACAGCGATCGCACGTGGTCGGCGTCGCCCCAGAGCGGCCCCGGCTGCGCACCGGGCGGTGGTGGCGGGGCGTAGGGCTTCATGACCGCGAACAACTCACCGATGAATCCCGTTGGCGTCCAATTGATCAGGCCGATCCGTCCGCCGGGGCGCACGACGCGGACGAGCTCGTCGGCACACCTCTGGTGATTCGGCGCGAACATGACGCCCACACAGGACGTCGCGATGTCGAAGTCGTTGTCGTCGAACGGGAGATCTTCGGCGTCGGCGGTACGCCACGTGATCGGCAGGTCGCGGTGTCGTGCTTCGCCCACGGCCAGGAGTTCGGGTGTGAGGTCGCTGGCGACCACGTGCCCGCCGGCTTCGGCCGCAGGTACGGCCACATTTCCCGCGCCCGCGGCGACGTCGAGGACCTTGTCCCCGGCAGTGATGTGCAGAGCGTCGACGAGGCGTCGCCCCAGCGGGGCGATCAGGTCGGCGACGGCCGGATAGTCGCCGGAGGCCCACAGTTTGCGGTGGCGGGCCTTGATCTCGGCATCGAACGGGGCGGGTTGCGTCGTGGTCATGATGAGAGTCCCTCGAGTCGTCGGGTGGATGTCCGCGATCGGACACAACGAGCATCCGACGAAGTCCGGTTCACCCTCCAGACCAAGATCTGTACCGGCGGCAGTTCACTTTCTGTACTGGTCATCGGCCGACGACGGGTGTGTACTGGATCGAGGAGGTTTCGACGCGGCGCCTCGCTTCGCTCGGGGCCGGCTCAACCAGCATGAGACGGCGCCTCGCTTCGCTCGGGGCCGGCTCGACCAGCAGTGGGGAGGCTGCGATGACATCGTATGGACAGTTCTGCCCGGTGGCCAAGGCGATGGAGTTGCTCGACGAGCGGTGGACGATCCTCATCGTCCGCGAACTCCTCTTGGGCAGTAGACATTTCAACGAGTTGCGGCGCGGTGTGCCGAAGATGTCACCGGCGCTGCTCACCAAGAGGTTGCGCACGCTGGAACGCGCCGGGGTGATCAGCCGCAGTGAAGTCGGCGGTCGTTCGGTGTACACACTGACGTCGATGGGGGAGGAGCTCACGACCGTCGTGGAGGCGTTGAGCGTGTGGGGTGTCCGCTGGATCGGTGAACTCGGCGATGCCGACCTCGACCCGCACCTACTCATGTGGGACATGCATCGCACCGTCCCGATCGATCGGTGGCCGCGCCGACGGACCATGGTGCAGTTCGTCTTTCGTGATGTCATCGGCAAGGCGGGTACCTGGTGGCTGGTCGTCGCCGGTGGTGAGGCGCAGGTGTGCGACTTCGACCCCGGTTATGAACTCGATGCCACCGTGGCGACCGATCTGCGCACTCTCACCGAGATCTGGCGCGGTGACATCGACTGGCGGCTCGCGCTTGCCGCCGACCGGGTCGAGATCCACGGCCCGGCGGATGTGGCCCGCGACGTGCCGTCGTGGATCGGGCAGAGCATCTCGTCTGCGGTTCCGCGTCCGGCGTGAGAGCGCTGATCCGGCTCAGGCGATGTCCCGGCGGAACGTCGTGTAGCGACCGATTACCGCGAACGCCGCGATGTAGGCGAGCATGACCAGCGCGCCGGCCCATTGCGGGAGCAGGTCGTCGCTGCCGCCGCCCATCGTCGCGAAGAAGCTCGATCCGACGAGGGCGTCGGCCGCGGACCCGGGCAGGAACTTCGACACCGACGAGGTGGCGTCGAACGTCGCCAGGGCGATGCGTGCGATGGGTTCGACGAGTTGGGTGAAGGCCAGCAGGATGACGATGGCGGCGACCTGATTGGACACCACCGCGCCGAACGCCACGCCCATCGCTGTCCACAGCACCATCACCAGCATCGACAGGCCGATCACCTCGAGGGTGGAGCTGTCGTCGAGGAATGCGCCGTCCCCGACCGTCGCGAGGATCGGTGCGGCAGTCGCGACGACCGCCAGCGTGCCGAGGACGCCGTAGAGCAGGCCCATCGGGATTCCGGCGATCAGCTTGGCCACCAGCAGGATTCCGCGTCGTGGTTCGACGAGCAGGCTCGCGGTGATGGTCTTGTGTCGGAATTCCCCGGTCACCGCGAGGCTGCCGATCACCAGCGCGAACACGTAGCCGATTGGGCTCGTGAGCGCGTAGATCGAGCGTGCCAGGTCGGCGCCGACCAGGGTCGTCGGTTGTTGCATCGCGTTCTCGGTGGTCATCGAGAAGGCCAGTGCCACACCGATGAAACCCAGGTAGACGACCATGGCGATGAGCAGCACCCACCACATCCTGGTGGAGGTGAACTTGCGGTACTCGGCGATCAGCGCGGCCCTCATCGGATCACCTCCGGCGAAGTCGGGCCAGCGGTCGGGGGACCGGGTGGACCGCTCGGGAAATGACTGGTCGGTGCGTCCGACGACTTCGTGAGGTGCAGGAAGACCGCCTCGAGATCGGCGCCGACGTCGGCGAGCTGGTGGAGTTCGATGCCCGCGCC belongs to Gordonia sp. KTR9 and includes:
- a CDS encoding NAD(P)H-quinone oxidoreductase — protein: MKAIVVESENLSLSDVPDPTPASGEVVIDVVAAGVNRADILQRAGNYPPPPGASDTLGLEVSGRISALGDGVSGWSEGDEVCALLAGGGYAEKVAVPAEQLLAVPKGVDLVSAAALPEVACTVSSNLFDTAHLTTGELLLIHGGSSGIGTHATQIAHAMGARVAVTARTQDKLERCREFGADILIDYSSQDFAEVLKDAGGADVILDIIGAKYLKSNLKALRTDGRLVIIGMQGGTTTEINLGYLLAKRLSVMGTTLRARPVHGPGGKAEVVASTLTRTWPLIEAGTVVPVVDRVFPFADAAAAHDHLNSGDVIGKVLLSVGD
- a CDS encoding exodeoxyribonuclease III, producing MGTGGFTVASFNVNGIRAARRRGFDAWLAGRQPDVVGLQELRCGIDDVGDFDGYHASIDVGTIAGRNGVAVLTRREPAAVRTWPTHPPKARGLPAFAHEGRYIEVDLADRPLTVANIYLPKGGLPAELQRPGSLREPPDGGAKHARKQRFLAGFTRELARNRLAARRAGREFLLLGDLNVAHLEHDVTNWRAARKMEGFLPEERAWFGEITGPRRLVDVVRALHGDRPGPLTWWSWAGESFVKDVGWRIDHQLATPALARRARVVAVDKEAAPDVRLSDHAPLVVEYADL
- a CDS encoding outer membrane protein assembly factor BamB family protein, whose translation is MDNTIGADSNATADGHESADRAIPRAGPWRSALIGALVGLAFGSVGLAIYGLLLLASYDVIDADITDATVFIGSIAAALTVLCAVVVGIGLRTWQGRGTDGGIVGTLAVLAVLGLLFVYSLPVRSTVDSLLTGSSAQPAVMLTFVGSVAMAMALLAVSALGSKPFVRRNHRAKSGAAGGGVAVIALAVVGAVIAGLYAPPSSLAAAPVPVPDAPTTLGTGVAYRTDVESADDVVPGGAGFVVRRDDEIVGYDGTDGSIRWRVTRESLPAGCGTSFLTIESSGIGPVSKILTNCLQLEEARHHMVMIDAMTGQVLWMRAGHWRVVERSLDSPGIVVVRTDFDDRTDSFAALDAGTGELLWERSPGCPLYYVSVTSTRSGIVVDNCTAPSNSAPTTPLRVYDARTGEERVIELPARVGSPPGRKVKARVLATYSDRLLVQTIADPPSGPLITQLLLIDVTESSVQTVPGRAQAGLADLGRRRAGELVEVDQEYSPARIHIVDLGTAESRWLTGFDGVLHPDGGGIPANAWARVGSMMVTAASRPFSALAFHVATFDRDGRVMEWPSPCGADSSGNVLVVPGAVLLACQRGVSGGLPSHFELLGMR
- a CDS encoding class I SAM-dependent methyltransferase; protein product: MTTTQPAPFDAEIKARHRKLWASGDYPAVADLIAPLGRRLVDALHITAGDKVLDVAAGAGNVAVPAAEAGGHVVASDLTPELLAVGEARHRDLPITWRTADAEDLPFDDNDFDIATSCVGVMFAPNHQRCADELVRVVRPGGRIGLINWTPTGFIGELFAVMKPYAPPPPPGAQPGPLWGDADHVRSLFGSGVTGHEFVTETVEISEFDDGAAFREFFKAHYGPTIMAYRNIGDDPARAGELDAAIATHADRYLTDGRMEWEYLRAVLTVA
- a CDS encoding winged helix-turn-helix transcriptional regulator, translating into MTSYGQFCPVAKAMELLDERWTILIVRELLLGSRHFNELRRGVPKMSPALLTKRLRTLERAGVISRSEVGGRSVYTLTSMGEELTTVVEALSVWGVRWIGELGDADLDPHLLMWDMHRTVPIDRWPRRRTMVQFVFRDVIGKAGTWWLVVAGGEAQVCDFDPGYELDATVATDLRTLTEIWRGDIDWRLALAADRVEIHGPADVARDVPSWIGQSISSAVPRPA
- a CDS encoding ABC transporter permease subunit, which codes for MRAALIAEYRKFTSTRMWWVLLIAMVVYLGFIGVALAFSMTTENAMQQPTTLVGADLARSIYALTSPIGYVFALVIGSLAVTGEFRHKTITASLLVEPRRGILLVAKLIAGIPMGLLYGVLGTLAVVATAAPILATVGDGAFLDDSSTLEVIGLSMLVMVLWTAMGVAFGAVVSNQVAAIVILLAFTQLVEPIARIALATFDATSSVSKFLPGSAADALVGSSFFATMGGGSDDLLPQWAGALVMLAYIAAFAVIGRYTTFRRDIA